The proteins below are encoded in one region of Amycolatopsis magusensis:
- a CDS encoding class E sortase: MAVSDGERELVGPDSGPVSTAERADPRWRAGVRTAGEVLITLGIVVLLFVTYELVVTDWFSAEKQADAEASLDGQWADPQRQLHLDPADGQAFARLYIPAFGPDYRFTIQQGVGADALEVGPGHYKGTAWPGEPGNFAVAGHRVGKGAPFNDLDLLESCDAIVVETATDFFVYRMLPKQDELAGWAEDRGRDAKCAGVPTLRDVPDYEETVGRRIVSPDRGDAVAPVPYRADSITPPALRAPLVTLTTCHPQFSDRERLIIHGALVKQLAKAPGAGYPELLKAIGEA, from the coding sequence GTGGCGGTGTCCGACGGCGAGCGCGAGCTCGTCGGGCCCGATTCCGGCCCGGTCAGCACGGCCGAACGCGCCGATCCGCGCTGGCGCGCCGGCGTTCGCACGGCCGGTGAAGTTTTGATAACGCTCGGTATCGTCGTGCTGTTGTTCGTCACCTACGAGCTGGTGGTGACCGACTGGTTCTCCGCCGAGAAGCAGGCCGACGCCGAGGCCTCGCTCGACGGGCAGTGGGCCGACCCGCAGCGGCAGCTGCACCTGGACCCGGCCGACGGTCAAGCCTTCGCGCGCCTCTACATCCCCGCGTTCGGCCCGGACTACCGCTTCACCATCCAGCAGGGCGTCGGCGCGGACGCGCTGGAGGTCGGGCCGGGGCACTACAAGGGCACCGCCTGGCCGGGCGAGCCGGGCAACTTCGCCGTCGCCGGGCACCGGGTCGGCAAGGGCGCCCCGTTCAACGACCTCGACCTGCTCGAGTCGTGCGACGCCATCGTGGTCGAGACGGCCACCGACTTCTTCGTCTACCGGATGCTGCCGAAGCAGGACGAACTCGCCGGCTGGGCCGAGGACCGCGGCCGCGACGCGAAGTGCGCCGGGGTGCCGACGCTGCGGGACGTGCCGGACTACGAGGAGACCGTCGGCCGCCGGATCGTCAGCCCGGACCGCGGGGACGCCGTCGCGCCGGTGCCGTACCGGGCGGACAGCATCACCCCGCCCGCCCTGCGCGCGCCACTGGTCACGCTGACCACCTGCCACCCGCAGTTCTCCGACCGGGAGCGGCTGATCATCCACGGCGCGCTGGTCAAGCAACTGGCCAAGGCGCCCGGCGCGGGGTATCCGGAACTGCTCAAGGCGATCGGGGAGGCCTGA
- the crgA gene encoding cell division protein CrgA, protein MPKSKVRKKTAYTPPTDRRTPVKVRAAGPSPLIYKIVMFGLMLLGLAWLVVNYLASDKIAFMTELGNWNFAIGFALMISGLLMTMKWR, encoded by the coding sequence ATGCCCAAGTCCAAGGTCCGCAAGAAGACCGCCTACACCCCGCCCACCGACCGGCGCACGCCGGTCAAGGTGCGGGCCGCCGGTCCTTCCCCACTGATCTACAAGATCGTCATGTTCGGCCTGATGCTGCTCGGGCTGGCCTGGCTCGTGGTGAACTACCTCGCCAGCGACAAGATCGCCTTCATGACCGAGCTGGGCAACTGGAACTTCGCCATCGGCTTCGCGCTGATGATCTCCGGTCTGCTCATGACGATGAAGTGGCGTTGA
- a CDS encoding PH domain-containing protein, whose translation MDNQSASWAPRPALVGVGWLLAALATAAAVLTGLSGDRAGPVLFGVAALALAGFAANGSAIRPKLSADAHGVRVRTLTGDHRLAWSQVRVRLVNTRRLGREVPTLEIECEDIPPHLLVLGWLELGTDPRDVLDVLSALRARS comes from the coding sequence GTGGATAACCAGTCGGCAAGCTGGGCGCCGAGACCAGCGCTCGTCGGGGTCGGCTGGCTGCTCGCCGCCCTGGCGACCGCCGCCGCCGTGCTCACCGGCCTCTCCGGCGACCGCGCGGGCCCGGTGCTGTTCGGCGTCGCCGCGCTCGCACTGGCCGGTTTCGCGGCCAACGGGAGCGCCATCCGGCCGAAGCTGAGCGCGGACGCGCACGGCGTCCGGGTGCGCACGCTCACCGGCGACCACCGCCTCGCGTGGTCCCAGGTCCGCGTCCGGCTGGTGAACACCCGCCGGCTCGGCCGTGAGGTGCCGACGCTGGAAATCGAGTGCGAGGACATCCCGCCGCACCTGCTGGTGCTGGGCTGGCTGGAACTGGGCACCGATCCTCGCGATGTGCTCGACGTGCTGAGCGCGCTACGCGCCCGCAGCTGA
- a CDS encoding rhomboid family intramembrane serine protease: MTQPPYPPPSGPAYEQALPACWWHPKRQTGLRCVRCDRPACPDCLREASVGSQCVDCVQAGQVHDRTQRKQYQAAGYGARTVAGARVRKPIVTPVLIAVNVLVFIATVVQTGNPMNNSGADLMTQGSLWPYGMTFFGEWWRLITSGFLHFGLLHIAMNMLALWVLGRDMEMLLGRGRFIAVYFLSLLGGSVAEFVFGDVGQPTVGASGAIFGLMGGVLIAVFRLKLNPTTALVTIGLNLVLTFSIPNISFLGHLGGFVIGAAAVAAMVYAPQVNQLRYQVIALVLIAVALAAMILVRDAQLGGQVCGVVRSSGEIVCEDSAAGA; this comes from the coding sequence GTGACTCAGCCCCCGTATCCCCCACCTTCGGGGCCCGCCTACGAGCAGGCCCTGCCCGCCTGCTGGTGGCACCCCAAGCGGCAGACCGGTCTGCGCTGCGTCCGCTGCGATCGGCCGGCCTGCCCGGACTGTCTGCGCGAGGCCTCCGTCGGCTCGCAGTGCGTCGACTGCGTCCAGGCCGGGCAGGTGCACGACCGGACGCAGCGCAAGCAGTACCAGGCCGCCGGGTACGGCGCCCGCACGGTGGCCGGCGCGCGGGTCCGGAAGCCCATCGTGACGCCGGTGCTCATCGCGGTGAACGTGCTGGTCTTCATCGCCACCGTGGTCCAGACGGGCAACCCGATGAACAACTCGGGTGCCGACCTGATGACCCAGGGTTCGCTGTGGCCCTACGGCATGACCTTCTTCGGCGAGTGGTGGCGCCTGATCACCTCGGGCTTCCTGCACTTCGGCCTGCTGCACATCGCGATGAACATGCTCGCGCTGTGGGTGCTCGGCCGGGACATGGAGATGCTGCTCGGCCGCGGCCGGTTCATCGCCGTCTACTTCCTGTCGCTGCTCGGCGGCTCGGTGGCGGAGTTCGTCTTCGGGGACGTCGGCCAGCCGACGGTGGGTGCCTCCGGCGCCATCTTCGGGTTGATGGGCGGCGTGCTGATCGCGGTCTTCCGGCTCAAGCTGAACCCCACCACGGCGCTGGTCACCATCGGGCTGAACCTGGTGCTGACCTTCTCCATCCCGAACATCTCGTTCCTCGGCCACCTCGGCGGCTTCGTGATCGGCGCGGCCGCGGTGGCGGCGATGGTCTACGCACCGCAGGTGAACCAGCTGCGCTACCAGGTCATCGCGCTGGTGCTGATCGCGGTGGCGCTGGCCGCGATGATCCTGGTCCGGGACGCCCAGCTCGGCGGTCAGGTCTGCGGGGTCGTGCGGAGCAGCGGCGAGATCGTCTGCGAAGACTCAGCTGCGGGCGCGTAG
- a CDS encoding peptidylprolyl isomerase codes for MGPVTESNGSPAGGARKATLHTNQGDIHLNLFPDHAPKTVANFTGLADGSKDYTQPNAKGENSGPFYDGSIFHRVIDGFMLQGGDPTGTGRGGPGYKFGDEFHPELQFNKPYLLAMANAGPGTNGSQFFITVSPTTHLNFKHTIFGEVADQDSRNVVDQIARTATGPADRPLNDVVIERISLG; via the coding sequence ATTGGCCCCGTGACCGAAAGCAACGGATCCCCCGCCGGTGGCGCGCGCAAGGCGACGCTGCACACCAACCAGGGCGACATTCACCTGAACCTGTTCCCCGACCACGCGCCCAAGACGGTGGCGAACTTCACCGGCCTGGCCGACGGCAGCAAGGACTACACCCAGCCGAACGCGAAGGGCGAGAACTCGGGCCCGTTCTACGACGGCTCGATCTTCCACCGCGTCATCGACGGCTTCATGCTCCAGGGCGGCGACCCGACCGGCACCGGCCGCGGCGGCCCCGGCTACAAGTTCGGCGACGAGTTCCACCCGGAGCTCCAGTTCAACAAGCCGTACCTGCTGGCCATGGCGAACGCGGGCCCCGGGACCAACGGCTCCCAGTTCTTCATCACCGTCTCGCCGACCACCCACCTGAACTTCAAGCACACCATCTTCGGTGAGGTGGCCGACCAGGATTCGCGCAACGTGGTCGACCAGATCGCCCGCACCGCGACCGGTCCGGCGGACCGCCCGCTGAACGACGTGGTCATCGAGCGCATCTCGCTGGGCTGA
- a CDS encoding DUF6918 family protein, with product MAETLKEILLDSGRRPAVVTDLQTLVDEEVSDKGGVSGAVVKTGYAAVKKIKPGIIPAAVDTLLDDFAVALEPFYGDYKAKGGADFGTYLSGRSDEAADALLGVTDARAEKSSRDSIKKVYGKLRPNGKKNVEEALPRLGKLIDKHAATA from the coding sequence GTGGCTGAAACCCTGAAGGAAATCCTGCTTGACTCCGGTCGTCGTCCGGCTGTCGTGACCGACCTGCAGACCCTGGTGGACGAAGAGGTCTCGGACAAGGGCGGCGTCTCGGGCGCGGTCGTCAAGACCGGCTACGCGGCCGTCAAGAAGATCAAGCCGGGCATCATCCCCGCCGCCGTCGACACCCTGCTCGACGACTTCGCGGTCGCGCTCGAGCCGTTCTACGGCGACTACAAGGCCAAGGGCGGCGCCGACTTCGGCACCTACCTGTCCGGCCGCTCGGACGAGGCCGCCGACGCGCTGCTGGGTGTCACCGACGCCCGTGCGGAGAAGAGCAGCCGCGACAGCATCAAGAAGGTCTACGGCAAGCTGCGCCCGAACGGCAAGAAGAACGTCGAAGAGGCCCTGCCCCGCCTGGGCAAGCTGATCGACAAGCACGCCGCCACCGCGTGA
- a CDS encoding DUF2020 domain-containing protein, giving the protein MRPPVFAAAVVLALLSGCAPPEAPAPPVPPTPPPTSSTAPAAPAAPEPAADGKCPYLAETAVEKANGQRVSKVRLSADQPPTCFFYALNGKLQLTARVYAGEPAVAKAVVDQAAPIATSNPADQPAGWQGGSQPDGEGAVYAVAKGGNAVVVTTNQGQTVKAREVAKQAIAALGW; this is encoded by the coding sequence ATGCGCCCACCCGTCTTCGCCGCCGCCGTGGTGCTCGCGCTGCTGTCCGGTTGCGCGCCACCGGAAGCACCCGCGCCACCGGTCCCACCGACGCCGCCGCCCACCAGTTCCACCGCGCCCGCCGCGCCCGCGGCACCCGAACCGGCGGCGGACGGGAAGTGCCCGTACCTCGCGGAAACCGCGGTGGAGAAGGCGAACGGCCAGCGGGTGTCGAAGGTGCGGCTGTCCGCCGATCAGCCGCCGACCTGCTTTTTCTACGCCCTCAACGGAAAACTGCAGCTCACCGCGCGCGTCTACGCCGGTGAACCCGCAGTGGCCAAGGCCGTTGTCGACCAGGCGGCCCCGATCGCCACCTCGAACCCGGCCGACCAGCCGGCGGGCTGGCAGGGCGGTTCGCAGCCGGACGGCGAGGGCGCGGTCTACGCGGTGGCCAAGGGCGGCAACGCCGTCGTGGTCACCACGAACCAGGGGCAGACGGTGAAGGCCCGCGAAGTGGCCAAGCAAGCTATCGCGGCACTGGGGTGGTGA
- a CDS encoding DUF4262 domain-containing protein — protein MNNTILDEDDRTWEFIRISGWAVKYVEGWAADGPPFGYTVGLSAVDHPELLMFGFGAENTALMLDELAARVVGGERLHAGKLVAFDERIHRATLVPVPDSRPYLVDANRLFRSPVPALQVVTDDRRGYFPWEEGYSLPVGRQPLLGQ, from the coding sequence TTGAACAACACCATTCTCGACGAGGACGACCGCACGTGGGAGTTCATCCGGATCTCCGGATGGGCGGTCAAGTACGTGGAAGGCTGGGCGGCCGACGGCCCGCCCTTCGGCTACACCGTGGGCCTGAGCGCGGTGGACCACCCGGAGCTGCTCATGTTCGGCTTCGGCGCGGAGAACACCGCGCTGATGCTGGACGAACTGGCCGCGCGGGTGGTCGGCGGCGAGCGCCTGCACGCGGGCAAGCTGGTCGCCTTCGACGAGCGGATCCACCGCGCCACGCTCGTCCCGGTGCCCGATTCGCGGCCGTACCTGGTCGACGCCAACCGGTTGTTCCGCTCGCCGGTGCCCGCCCTGCAGGTGGTCACCGACGACCGGCGTGGCTACTTCCCTTGGGAGGAGGGGTATTCACTGCCGGTGGGCCGGCAGCCGCTGCTCGGTCAGTAG
- a CDS encoding helix-turn-helix transcriptional regulator: MTADAVLNALRPVLDGLAATFGPNCEVVLHDYRRRDASVIAVAGKVTERAVGGAMSEIGLGLLARGKNAEDQLNYVTRTASGRLVKSSTMLLRDEAGEVFGALCVNVDITELRHTAVLLGELSALDAIPDDTTTFTNDVTELVRAVVQAEELKLGRPVDRLSRAERLELFRALDERGVFGLQKAMPEVAAALGISRASAYSYLTEIRKSGEN, translated from the coding sequence GTGACTGCCGACGCCGTGCTCAACGCCCTGCGCCCCGTGCTCGACGGGCTCGCCGCGACCTTCGGCCCGAACTGCGAGGTGGTGCTGCACGACTACCGCAGGCGGGACGCGTCCGTCATCGCGGTCGCCGGCAAGGTGACCGAGCGGGCGGTCGGCGGGGCGATGAGCGAGATCGGCCTCGGCCTGCTCGCCCGCGGCAAGAACGCCGAGGACCAGCTCAACTACGTCACGCGCACCGCCAGCGGCAGGCTGGTCAAGTCCTCGACCATGCTGCTGCGCGACGAGGCCGGTGAGGTCTTCGGCGCGTTGTGCGTCAACGTCGACATCACCGAACTGCGGCACACCGCGGTGCTGCTGGGCGAACTTTCCGCGCTGGACGCGATCCCCGACGACACCACCACGTTCACCAACGACGTCACCGAGCTGGTTCGCGCGGTGGTGCAGGCGGAGGAGCTCAAGCTCGGCCGTCCGGTGGACCGGCTTTCGCGCGCCGAGCGCCTCGAACTGTTCCGCGCCTTGGACGAACGCGGGGTCTTCGGCCTGCAGAAGGCGATGCCCGAAGTGGCCGCCGCGCTGGGGATCTCGCGCGCGTCGGCGTACAGCTACCTGACCGAAATACGGAAATCCGGGGAGAACTGA
- a CDS encoding pyridoxal-phosphate dependent enzyme: MVTIEDVEAAAARLAGQANRTPVLTSRTLDARTGAEVFLKAENFQRVGAFKFRGAYNAIAQLSGDRLAAGVCTHSSGNHAQAVALAARLLGTKATILMPEDAPESKVDAVLGYGAEVRRFDRYTEDRFALCEKLAADNGYALIPPFDHPHVIAGQGTATLEFLAECPDLDALITPMGGGGLMAGAATVASARRPGLELIGVEPEAGDDQKQSLEAGRLISVPVPKTVADGLALPSPGVLNFEIIRKHVRRIVTVTDEQILDAMRFLFERTKIVVEPSGAAAVAALLAEQVRLPGKRVGVILSGGNVAADRFAALLRS, encoded by the coding sequence ATGGTCACCATCGAAGACGTCGAAGCGGCGGCAGCGAGACTGGCCGGCCAGGCCAACCGCACGCCGGTGCTCACCTCGCGCACGCTGGACGCACGCACCGGCGCCGAGGTTTTCCTGAAGGCGGAGAACTTCCAGCGCGTCGGCGCGTTCAAGTTCCGCGGTGCCTACAACGCGATCGCCCAGCTCAGCGGCGACCGACTGGCCGCGGGCGTGTGCACGCACTCGTCGGGCAACCACGCGCAGGCCGTGGCACTGGCCGCCCGGTTGCTCGGCACCAAGGCCACCATCCTGATGCCGGAGGACGCCCCCGAGTCCAAAGTGGACGCTGTGCTCGGGTACGGCGCCGAGGTGCGCCGGTTCGACCGCTACACCGAGGACCGGTTCGCCCTCTGCGAGAAACTGGCCGCGGACAACGGGTACGCGCTGATCCCGCCGTTCGACCACCCGCACGTGATCGCCGGGCAGGGCACCGCGACGCTGGAGTTCCTCGCCGAATGCCCGGACCTCGACGCGCTCATCACCCCGATGGGCGGCGGCGGGCTGATGGCGGGCGCGGCCACGGTGGCGAGCGCGCGGCGGCCGGGGCTCGAACTGATCGGCGTCGAGCCCGAAGCCGGTGACGACCAGAAACAGTCGCTGGAAGCGGGAAGGCTGATCTCCGTGCCGGTGCCGAAAACCGTGGCCGACGGCCTCGCGCTGCCCTCGCCCGGCGTGCTCAACTTCGAGATCATCCGCAAACACGTCCGCCGGATCGTCACCGTCACCGACGAGCAGATCCTCGACGCCATGCGGTTCCTGTTCGAGCGCACCAAGATCGTCGTCGAGCCGAGCGGCGCGGCGGCGGTCGCGGCGCTGCTGGCCGAGCAGGTGCGGCTGCCCGGCAAGCGGGTCGGCGTGATCCTGTCCGGCGGGAACGTCGCGGCGGACCGGTTCGCCGCGCTGCTGCGGAGCTGA
- a CDS encoding SMP-30/gluconolactonase/LRE family protein, whose product MRRSLVLLTTMAAAAVTLGGAAVGEKPGGGQVVPNPDAQFATVFANPLGLEGLTSDQHGNLYSPGRGGNPSCPVFKVPSQGGEAKIVGTLPSPCSPAGLTFDSAGRLYVANADKVYAFTPDEQQPPAAEVFASGVPGANGVAFDRRGDLWISDGTTGQGRVWRAGQDGVPTEVFRVQPIANEVNLVDGVGGVGRDVRALPPGTVTITPTGRAAANTEGSQHLVANGLAFAKDGSLLVADTARGALWRVSLDSKGNLRSATGCDTTFTPNTLCLDNIKVAHPYLEGADGITLDQRGNVWVAVNERNSVAVVTTGGKVVEYFRNGPDPASRLRNTGPLEFPTSPVLLPGGKLCLAHSDGGRRDNFPPTGGEVGADKPNRAKLSCLTEAVS is encoded by the coding sequence ATGCGGCGAAGTCTTGTCCTCTTGACCACCATGGCCGCCGCGGCGGTCACCCTCGGCGGCGCGGCCGTCGGCGAGAAACCCGGCGGCGGCCAGGTCGTCCCGAACCCTGATGCCCAGTTCGCCACCGTGTTCGCCAATCCGCTCGGGCTCGAAGGCCTGACCAGCGACCAGCACGGCAACCTGTACTCCCCCGGCCGCGGCGGCAACCCGTCGTGCCCGGTGTTCAAAGTGCCGTCTCAGGGCGGCGAAGCGAAGATCGTCGGCACGCTGCCGTCGCCGTGCAGTCCGGCCGGGCTGACCTTCGATTCCGCGGGCAGGTTGTACGTGGCGAACGCGGACAAGGTCTACGCGTTCACCCCCGACGAGCAGCAACCGCCCGCCGCCGAGGTGTTCGCCTCCGGGGTGCCGGGCGCGAACGGGGTCGCGTTCGACCGCCGGGGCGACCTGTGGATCTCCGACGGGACCACCGGCCAGGGCCGCGTCTGGCGCGCGGGCCAGGACGGCGTGCCCACCGAAGTGTTCCGCGTGCAGCCGATCGCCAACGAGGTCAACCTGGTCGACGGCGTCGGCGGGGTCGGCCGTGACGTACGAGCGCTGCCGCCCGGCACGGTGACCATCACACCGACCGGCCGCGCCGCGGCGAACACCGAAGGCTCCCAGCACCTGGTGGCGAACGGGCTGGCGTTCGCCAAGGACGGCTCACTGCTGGTCGCCGACACCGCCCGCGGCGCGCTCTGGCGCGTTTCGCTGGACTCGAAGGGCAACCTGCGCTCGGCCACCGGCTGTGACACCACGTTCACGCCGAACACGTTGTGCCTGGACAACATCAAGGTCGCCCACCCGTACCTCGAAGGCGCGGACGGCATCACGCTCGACCAGCGCGGCAACGTGTGGGTCGCGGTCAACGAACGCAACTCGGTGGCCGTGGTGACCACCGGCGGCAAGGTGGTCGAGTACTTCCGCAACGGGCCCGACCCGGCGAGCCGCCTGCGCAACACCGGGCCGCTGGAGTTCCCGACCAGCCCGGTGCTGCTGCCCGGCGGCAAGCTCTGCCTGGCGCATTCGGACGGCGGCCGCCGCGACAACTTCCCGCCGACCGGCGGTGAAGTGGGGGCCGACAAACCGAATCGCGCCAAGCTTTCCTGCCTGACCGAGGCAGTGTCTTAG
- a CDS encoding sporulation protein: protein MFKKLLAAVGVGGAEVETELFTPGVQPGGVIEGAIRLRGGEVQQEIPGVVIEMVTRVEHEVNDREVDAHRTFGRTDVRRNVPLGARQTIELPFRLPVPLETPINFYDNRQLHGTMVAVRTTLEIAGAIDATDNDPIGIGALPAQHVLLAAVESLGFQLHSADVEAGHLRGTRQRLPFYQEIEFRGSPRYPRLKQLEVSFVTGPDGMDVVVEADKKAGLLSSGRDLVNLLRVDYHTIDQVDWAAELHRIIEPMGSGWL, encoded by the coding sequence ATGTTCAAAAAGCTGCTCGCCGCCGTCGGAGTGGGCGGAGCCGAGGTCGAGACCGAATTGTTCACCCCCGGTGTACAGCCGGGCGGGGTGATCGAGGGGGCCATCCGGCTGCGTGGTGGCGAAGTGCAGCAGGAGATCCCCGGTGTGGTGATCGAAATGGTCACGCGCGTGGAGCACGAGGTCAACGACCGCGAGGTCGACGCCCACCGCACCTTCGGCCGCACCGACGTCCGCCGCAACGTGCCACTCGGTGCGCGCCAGACCATCGAGCTGCCGTTCCGGCTGCCGGTGCCGCTGGAAACGCCGATCAACTTCTACGACAACCGGCAACTGCACGGCACCATGGTGGCCGTCCGGACCACGCTGGAGATCGCCGGCGCCATCGACGCCACCGACAACGACCCGATCGGCATCGGCGCGCTCCCCGCGCAGCACGTGCTGCTGGCCGCGGTGGAAAGCCTCGGTTTCCAGCTGCATTCGGCCGACGTCGAGGCCGGGCACCTGCGCGGCACCCGGCAGCGGCTGCCGTTCTACCAGGAGATCGAGTTCCGCGGCTCGCCCCGCTACCCCCGGCTCAAGCAGCTCGAGGTCAGTTTCGTGACCGGGCCGGACGGCATGGACGTGGTGGTCGAGGCGGACAAGAAGGCCGGGCTGCTCAGCAGCGGCCGCGACCTGGTCAATCTGCTGCGGGTGGACTACCACACGATCGACCAGGTCGACTGGGCCGCTGAGCTGCACCGGATCATCGAGCCGATGGGGAGCGGCTGGCTTTGA
- a CDS encoding serine hydrolase domain-containing protein, with translation MCRTNVIERALNAEISAGRMPGAVVGILRGGETVYLEAFGYRDPVARTPMTTDTLFWLASMTKPVVTAGALKLYERGLLILDTPVGELLPALADRQVGGAPAHRQPTVLDLLRHTSGMVEGMLGSSPVHELYTEAIGDGMTSFTGEEFVERLVPLPLLHQPGEVWHYGWGLDLVGQIIEGITGRRLGDYLREQVFEPVGMNDTAFGVSDENRFARALDPTAIPDLSRARFDSGGAGLVGTAPDYLRFIGALLGYGELLHRKTREFMTTDQLPPGTDESWLRRMEPGYGFGLGVAVRRGVAGGPTAGSPGEFTWAGAGGTYWWADPAEDLGVVFLTHAPDQTRRYFPLIRALVLQSLD, from the coding sequence ATGTGTCGTACCAACGTGATCGAGCGTGCGCTGAACGCGGAGATTTCGGCGGGCCGGATGCCCGGTGCGGTCGTCGGCATCCTCCGCGGCGGCGAGACGGTTTACCTGGAGGCGTTCGGGTACCGCGATCCGGTGGCGCGCACGCCGATGACCACGGACACGCTGTTCTGGCTGGCGTCGATGACCAAACCGGTGGTCACCGCGGGCGCGCTGAAACTGTACGAACGCGGACTGCTCATTTTGGACACTCCAGTCGGGGAACTGCTGCCCGCGCTGGCGGATCGGCAGGTCGGCGGCGCGCCGGCGCACCGGCAGCCGACCGTGCTCGACCTGCTGCGCCACACCTCCGGCATGGTGGAGGGCATGCTCGGGTCGAGCCCGGTGCACGAGCTGTACACCGAAGCCATCGGCGACGGCATGACCTCCTTCACCGGTGAGGAATTCGTCGAGCGGCTGGTGCCGTTGCCGCTGCTGCACCAGCCGGGCGAGGTGTGGCACTACGGCTGGGGTCTGGACCTGGTCGGACAAATCATCGAAGGCATCACCGGCCGGCGGCTGGGTGATTACCTGCGCGAGCAGGTTTTCGAACCGGTCGGCATGAATGACACGGCATTCGGCGTTTCCGACGAAAACCGGTTCGCCCGCGCCCTCGATCCCACAGCCATTCCGGACCTGTCCCGCGCCCGCTTCGATTCCGGCGGCGCCGGTCTCGTCGGCACGGCACCGGACTACCTGCGGTTCATCGGCGCGCTGCTCGGCTACGGCGAACTGCTCCACCGCAAGACCCGCGAGTTCATGACCACCGACCAGCTGCCGCCCGGTACCGACGAATCCTGGTTGCGGCGCATGGAACCGGGGTACGGCTTCGGGCTCGGCGTGGCCGTGCGGCGGGGTGTCGCGGGCGGACCGACCGCCGGTTCGCCCGGCGAGTTCACCTGGGCGGGCGCCGGCGGCACCTACTGGTGGGCGGATCCGGCCGAGGACCTGGGCGTGGTCTTCCTGACGCACGCGCCGGACCAGACGCGCCGCTATTTCCCGCTGATCCGCGCGCTGGTGCTGCAGTCGCTCGACTGA